A region of Deltaproteobacteria bacterium DNA encodes the following proteins:
- a CDS encoding DUF1722 domain-containing protein has translation MNRPIRLGISRCLLGDKVRYDGGHKHDPFLTKTLGEYVEYVPVCPEVECGLPIPREALRLVGNADNPRLLTQKTGIDHTKRMQDWGKIRLAELEHEGLCGFIFKSKSPSSGMERVKVYSETGNLIGQSVGIFARMFMRHFPLLPVEEEGRLHDPGLRENFIDRIFVLRRYRDMLKSGQTLGNLITFHTRHKLQLLAHSPDMYRAMGRLVAQGKTMPRDQLFKSYHEALMNCMRMKATPPKHRNVLQHIMGYFKNELVPDEKQELLEIIGNYAQGVLPLIVPITLLTHYMNKFEQFYLQDQTYLRPHPLELKLRNHA, from the coding sequence ATGAACCGTCCCATTCGTCTGGGCATCAGCCGCTGCCTGCTGGGAGACAAGGTTCGTTACGACGGCGGTCACAAGCACGATCCCTTTCTGACCAAGACCCTGGGCGAATACGTGGAATACGTTCCCGTGTGTCCGGAGGTGGAATGCGGCCTGCCCATTCCGCGCGAGGCCCTGCGTCTGGTCGGCAACGCGGACAATCCCCGCCTGTTGACGCAAAAAACAGGCATCGACCACACCAAACGCATGCAGGACTGGGGCAAAATCCGCCTGGCCGAACTGGAGCATGAAGGCCTGTGCGGCTTCATCTTCAAGAGCAAGTCGCCGTCCAGCGGCATGGAGCGGGTCAAGGTGTATTCCGAAACCGGCAACCTGATCGGCCAATCCGTGGGCATTTTCGCGCGCATGTTCATGCGGCATTTCCCCCTTCTGCCCGTCGAGGAAGAAGGACGCCTGCACGACCCCGGTCTGCGCGAAAACTTCATCGACCGCATTTTCGTGCTCCGCCGCTACCGCGACATGCTCAAAAGCGGGCAAACGCTCGGCAACCTGATCACCTTCCACACCCGGCACAAACTCCAGCTGCTGGCCCACAGCCCGGACATGTATCGCGCCATGGGCCGGCTGGTGGCCCAGGGCAAAACCATGCCCAGGGACCAGCTGTTCAAGAGCTACCACGAAGCGCTCATGAACTGCATGCGCATGAAGGCCACCCCGCCCAAACACCGCAACGTGCTGCAACACATCATGGGGTATTTCAAAAACGAGCTCGTGCCCGATGAAAAACAGGAGTTGCTCGAAATTATAGGAAATTACGCGCAGGGAGTGTTGCCGCTTATTGTCCCGATCACCCTTTTAACCCATTATATGAACAAATTCGAGCAGTTCTATCTTCAAGATCAGACCTATCTGCGGCCGCATCCTCTTGAACTGAAACTGCGCAATCATGCCTGA